The following are encoded together in the Periplaneta americana isolate PAMFEO1 chromosome 5, P.americana_PAMFEO1_priV1, whole genome shotgun sequence genome:
- the LOC138699996 gene encoding uncharacterized protein isoform X1 — MIPEIFLIPLIACSLIFIVSAENKGSRDAVLSKELNSSTDSNEMEGSYLPYCNETAGFSILEEYNCTRDSSYVYETTQIQQVEYTFACKERVVNSFQVIKVPQSLDESGKSFLEALNYEIRNMSEEANYAACKFISERDDVMGQTLIRKTLEYQKLILNLVNNTNEIKFVNNSSETEEKFSMTGISLEQNLENARNLSTFYKYLCNLINLNSKYQNLSLAINKSKSEYDDGEEVETLESIVEESKNIVEVLDKYVQELKNFPAPNLNNNTIKQFHLTEIRELFDLKMWENELETGKKELEKFEEDLKVERFEIIMRIYISLILKITIFIVGIISNSVLLLVFCRHKEMRTFPNLMIINLTVGDLLSLIANILLFSIFRDIKWTFGLKLCTFYRYIRQVPYGVSVYSVVVISLQRTFVLTNTLQKRGCGCRGRQIVKSVLTILFVWAIASVAAIPYTSNAIVVSNLCRVETSVYFNLWSSTFHLVILCIIPLVIITLSSTISVVRIRKSMRGIKGEAMKQEQLKKSRMLSSKILIALIIVFAVSYLPYFTYLFVYYAISEVEGFTRSVLNHVTYNLIFVNACFNPIALFIASSKYRRFMKNYLCISNRDKINSDLSSGTNTTSVETNL; from the coding sequence ATGATACCAGAAATATTTCTGATCCCACTCATTGCCTGCAGCCTGATTTTCATAGTTTCAGCAGAAAACAAGGGATCACGAGATGCAGTCCTATCGAAAGAGCTTAATTCCTCTACGGACTCCAATGAAATGGAAGGAAGTTACCTGCCATACTGTAATGAGACAGCTGGATTTAGTATCTTGGAAGAATACAACTGCACAAGAGATTCCAGTTATGTGTACGAAACTACACAAATTCAACAAGTCGAGTACACTTTTGCATGCAAGGAAAGGGTTGTTAATAGTTTTCAGGTAATCAAAGTCCCTCAAAGCCTAGACGAAAGCGGGAAAAGCTTCCTTGAAGCTCTTAATTATGAGATAAGGAATATGTCGGAGGAAGCCAACTATGCTGCTTGTAAATTCATCTCGGAAAGAGACGATGTAATGGGGCAGACCCTAATCAGGAAAACTTTAGAGTACCAGAAACTAATACTGAACCTAGTCAACAACACAAATGAAATCAAGTTTGTTAACAATTCCTCTGAAACTGAAGAAAAGTTCTCTATGACTGGAATAAGCTTAGAACAAAATTTGGAAAACGCACGTAATTTGAGCACATTTTATAAATACTTGTGCAACTTGATAAATCTAAATTCAAAGTATCAAAACTTATCACTTGCAATAAACAAAAGCAAGTCGGAATATGACGACGGAGAAGAAGTGGAAACGCTTGAGTCTATTGTCGAAGAATCCAAAAATATTGTCGAAGTGCTCGACAAATACGTACAAGAGCTCAAGAATTTCCCGGCGCCCAAtctaaacaataatacaataaaacaatttcaccTAACAGAGATTAGAGAATTATTTGATTTAAAAATGTGGGAAAATGAGCTTGAAACAGGTAAGAAAGAACTTGAAAAATTTGAAGAAGATCTGAAAGTAGAGCGATTCGAAATCATCATGAGAATTTACATTTCTCtgattttaaaaattactatATTTATAGTTGGAATTATTTCAAACTCCGTCTTGCTTCTCGTCTTCTGCAGACACAAGGAAATGAGGACATTTCCAAACCTGATGATAATCAATTTAACTGTAGGAGACCTGCTCTCCCTCATTGCGAATATTCTTCTTTTCAGTATATTTCGAGATATAAAATGGACATTTGGACTGAAACTATGCACATTTTACAGATATATTCGCCAAGTGCCTTATGGAGTGAGCGTTTATTCTGTTGTGGTTATTAGCCTTCAGAGAACGTTTGTTTTGACAAACACTCTTCAGAAACGAGGTTGTGGATGCAGAGGACGTCAGATAGTCAAGTCTGTTCTAACGATTTTGTTCGTTTGGGCAATTGCAAGTGTGGCCGCGATACCTTACACTTCAAATGCTATAGTTGTGAGCAACTTGTGCCGTGTTGAAACAAGCGTTTACTTCAACTTGTGGTCTTCAACATTTCATCTTGTTATTCTCTGCATCATTCCACTGGTAATAATCACATTGTCTTCAACCATTTCTGTTGTGAGAATCAGGAAGAGCATGAGAGGAATTAAAGGTGAAGCAATGAAACAAGAACAATTGAAGAAGTCTCGTATGTTGAGTTCCAAAATTCTAATTgctcttattattgtttttgcagTGTCTTACCTCCCATACTTCACGTACTTATTTGTGTATTATGCGATCAGCGAAGTTGAGGGATTTACACGTTCAGTATTGAACCATGTAACTTATAACTTAATTTTCGTGAATGCTTGTTTCAATCCTATAGCCTTGTTCATCGCTAGCTCAAAATATAGAAGATTTATGAAGAACTACTTGTGCATCAGTAACCGTGACAAAATTAATAGCGATTTGTCTAGTGGTACGAATACAACATCAGTGGAAACGAACCTTTGA
- the LOC138699996 gene encoding uncharacterized protein isoform X2 has protein sequence MDVLYNNLLLWCNRTGLIVAGRQSIIGPDEMIPEIFLIPLIACSLIFIVSAENKGSRDAVLSKELNSSTDSNEMEGSYLPYCNETAGFSILEEYNCTRDSSYVYETTQIQQVEYTFACKERVVNSFQVIKVPQSLDESGKSFLEALNYEIRNMSEEANYAACKFISERDDVMGQTLIRKTLEYQKLILNLVNNTNEIKFVNNSSETEEKFSMTGISLEQNLENARNLSTFYKYLCNLINLNSKYQNLSLAINKSKSEYDDGEEVETLESIVEESKNIVEVLDKYVQELKNFPAPNLNNNTIKQFHLTEIRELFDLKMWENELETGKKELEKFEEDLKVERFEIIMRIYISLILKITIFIVGIISNSVLLLVFCRHKEMRTFPNLMIINLTVGDLLSLIANILLFSIFRDIKWTFGLKLCTFYRYIRQVPYGVSVYSVVVISLQRTFVLTNTLQKRGCGCRGRQIVKSVLTILFVWAIASVAAIPYTSNAIVVSNLCRVETSVYFNLWSSTFHLVILCIIPLVIITLSSTISVVRIRKSMRGIKGEAMKQEQLKKSRMLSSKILIALIIVFAVSYLPYFTYLFVYYAISEVEGFTRSVLNHVTYNLIFVNACFNPIALFIASSKYRRFMKNYLCISNRDKINSDLSSGTNTTSVETNL, from the exons ATGGATGTGCTTTATAATAATCTCTTACTTTGGTGCAACAGGACGGGACTTATTGTTGCTGGTCGACAGAGTATCATCGGTCCTGATG AAATGATACCAGAAATATTTCTGATCCCACTCATTGCCTGCAGCCTGATTTTCATAGTTTCAGCAGAAAACAAGGGATCACGAGATGCAGTCCTATCGAAAGAGCTTAATTCCTCTACGGACTCCAATGAAATGGAAGGAAGTTACCTGCCATACTGTAATGAGACAGCTGGATTTAGTATCTTGGAAGAATACAACTGCACAAGAGATTCCAGTTATGTGTACGAAACTACACAAATTCAACAAGTCGAGTACACTTTTGCATGCAAGGAAAGGGTTGTTAATAGTTTTCAGGTAATCAAAGTCCCTCAAAGCCTAGACGAAAGCGGGAAAAGCTTCCTTGAAGCTCTTAATTATGAGATAAGGAATATGTCGGAGGAAGCCAACTATGCTGCTTGTAAATTCATCTCGGAAAGAGACGATGTAATGGGGCAGACCCTAATCAGGAAAACTTTAGAGTACCAGAAACTAATACTGAACCTAGTCAACAACACAAATGAAATCAAGTTTGTTAACAATTCCTCTGAAACTGAAGAAAAGTTCTCTATGACTGGAATAAGCTTAGAACAAAATTTGGAAAACGCACGTAATTTGAGCACATTTTATAAATACTTGTGCAACTTGATAAATCTAAATTCAAAGTATCAAAACTTATCACTTGCAATAAACAAAAGCAAGTCGGAATATGACGACGGAGAAGAAGTGGAAACGCTTGAGTCTATTGTCGAAGAATCCAAAAATATTGTCGAAGTGCTCGACAAATACGTACAAGAGCTCAAGAATTTCCCGGCGCCCAAtctaaacaataatacaataaaacaatttcaccTAACAGAGATTAGAGAATTATTTGATTTAAAAATGTGGGAAAATGAGCTTGAAACAGGTAAGAAAGAACTTGAAAAATTTGAAGAAGATCTGAAAGTAGAGCGATTCGAAATCATCATGAGAATTTACATTTCTCtgattttaaaaattactatATTTATAGTTGGAATTATTTCAAACTCCGTCTTGCTTCTCGTCTTCTGCAGACACAAGGAAATGAGGACATTTCCAAACCTGATGATAATCAATTTAACTGTAGGAGACCTGCTCTCCCTCATTGCGAATATTCTTCTTTTCAGTATATTTCGAGATATAAAATGGACATTTGGACTGAAACTATGCACATTTTACAGATATATTCGCCAAGTGCCTTATGGAGTGAGCGTTTATTCTGTTGTGGTTATTAGCCTTCAGAGAACGTTTGTTTTGACAAACACTCTTCAGAAACGAGGTTGTGGATGCAGAGGACGTCAGATAGTCAAGTCTGTTCTAACGATTTTGTTCGTTTGGGCAATTGCAAGTGTGGCCGCGATACCTTACACTTCAAATGCTATAGTTGTGAGCAACTTGTGCCGTGTTGAAACAAGCGTTTACTTCAACTTGTGGTCTTCAACATTTCATCTTGTTATTCTCTGCATCATTCCACTGGTAATAATCACATTGTCTTCAACCATTTCTGTTGTGAGAATCAGGAAGAGCATGAGAGGAATTAAAGGTGAAGCAATGAAACAAGAACAATTGAAGAAGTCTCGTATGTTGAGTTCCAAAATTCTAATTgctcttattattgtttttgcagTGTCTTACCTCCCATACTTCACGTACTTATTTGTGTATTATGCGATCAGCGAAGTTGAGGGATTTACACGTTCAGTATTGAACCATGTAACTTATAACTTAATTTTCGTGAATGCTTGTTTCAATCCTATAGCCTTGTTCATCGCTAGCTCAAAATATAGAAGATTTATGAAGAACTACTTGTGCATCAGTAACCGTGACAAAATTAATAGCGATTTGTCTAGTGGTACGAATACAACATCAGTGGAAACGAACCTTTGA